One Pueribacillus theae genomic region harbors:
- a CDS encoding YtxH domain-containing protein produces the protein MSKLQSYAAGFIVGALAGSLAVLLSTPKSGKELRNDFSDVRIRLKTTANELKRDTIELKNNIVKLSAVGKETIKTIGSDLKTDVINWKEEVDPSIQTLKADIEALKAKAEQAAIEIRKTK, from the coding sequence ATGTCAAAGCTACAATCTTATGCGGCAGGATTTATAGTAGGTGCATTGGCTGGAAGTTTAGCCGTGCTATTGAGCACCCCCAAATCGGGTAAAGAATTACGGAATGATTTTTCCGACGTACGAATCAGGCTGAAAACAACAGCCAACGAATTAAAAAGAGATACGATCGAATTAAAAAACAATATCGTAAAGCTGAGTGCAGTGGGTAAAGAAACAATCAAAACTATCGGCAGCGATTTAAAAACAGATGTAATCAATTGGAAAGAAGAAGTGGATCCTTCCATTCAAACACTTAAAGCAGACATTGAAGCGCTTAAAGCCAAGGCCGAGCAAGCCGCAATTGAGATAAGGAAAACCAAATAG
- a CDS encoding HTH-type transcriptional regulator Hpr — protein MKEDLLSKRDALMYSYKVGQLSKALWKVVEKDWQNWIKPFGLNINEHHILWIAHYLDGATISDISKYGVMHVSTAFNFSKKLEERGYLTFSKKDDDKRNTYVYITKEGEKLLTETLENYSPKNDSILKGSLPLKSLYGKFPEFPEILSIIREIYGREFTQLFEASFEQANHSLEQAEQALQSKHEKEHFLESF, from the coding sequence ATGAAAGAAGATTTGTTATCAAAGCGGGATGCTTTAATGTATAGTTATAAGGTTGGACAACTTAGCAAAGCACTGTGGAAGGTTGTGGAGAAAGATTGGCAAAATTGGATTAAACCTTTCGGTTTAAATATAAACGAGCATCACATTTTATGGATTGCCCATTACTTGGACGGGGCAACGATTTCTGATATTTCAAAGTATGGTGTGATGCACGTTTCCACCGCTTTTAACTTTTCAAAGAAGTTGGAAGAGCGGGGTTATTTGACATTTTCAAAAAAAGATGACGATAAACGAAATACTTACGTGTATATTACAAAAGAAGGAGAAAAACTTCTTACAGAGACACTGGAAAACTATTCTCCGAAAAATGATTCTATATTAAAAGGCAGTTTGCCTCTTAAAAGTTTATACGGAAAGTTTCCTGAATTTCCTGAAATTTTGAGTATTATTCGGGAAATTTACGGCAGAGAATTCACTCAACTTTTTGAGGCTTCTTTCGAACAGGCAAATCATTCTTTGGAACAAGCAGAACAAGCTTTACAGTCAAAACATGAAAAAGAACATTTTCTTGAATCATTCTAA
- a CDS encoding YpmS family protein, translating to MDNIKKWKTAFFSLLVFVAVIIVTLAVLLYLLFSDVETDHQQYIAKNIDGKSIFTVETSKERLNYIIATQLEKLKYNRKNVDFTVVLNEKVNVEGHLNVFDRKLRFQMILEPVVQENGDLLLRQEAFYIGELPVPSKQVLKFMNTSAKIPDWIIIEPNEGIIYVALNQIEVSDDMYVKVRTIDLKKDDISFEIYESVDK from the coding sequence ATGGATAATATAAAAAAATGGAAAACGGCCTTCTTTAGTTTGTTAGTTTTTGTAGCTGTGATCATTGTTACGCTTGCAGTTTTATTATATCTGTTGTTTTCAGATGTGGAAACAGACCATCAACAGTATATCGCAAAAAATATTGATGGCAAGTCTATTTTTACAGTAGAAACGTCAAAGGAACGCCTAAATTATATTATTGCAACACAGCTTGAAAAATTAAAATATAATCGAAAAAATGTTGATTTCACAGTTGTCTTGAATGAAAAAGTAAATGTGGAAGGCCATTTAAATGTTTTTGATAGAAAACTAAGATTCCAAATGATTCTTGAACCGGTTGTCCAGGAAAATGGAGACTTGTTATTAAGGCAGGAAGCGTTTTATATTGGCGAGCTTCCGGTTCCAAGCAAACAGGTACTTAAATTTATGAACACAAGCGCCAAAATTCCTGATTGGATCATTATCGAACCGAATGAAGGCATCATCTACGTTGCTTTAAATCAAATCGAAGTCAGCGACGATATGTACGTCAAAGTCCGGACCATTGACTTGAAAAAAGATGACATTTCATTCGAAATATACGAATCCGTTGATAAATAA
- a CDS encoding AraC family transcriptional regulator yields the protein MVYYKRLDLPDSGVYLYESAHPKGEYVSHHYHDQYQILYALKGEGEIEIDGKRQNFCEDSVLFIVPNSIHSIYASHKLTVLVLAFSEESLGSFVDKGLLHFFQNASKHFELDFVSASEIRQLFRKMLFEQTNYDQLCQFTGSIYLLETLIILIRLLKMKKFNDANDMRSIQMKEYIDKHYFEEITAENLSSRFGISTRYMNDIFKAKYHETPLQYLQKVRINRAQELLNKTEKEIVSICFEVGYETLSTFYRTFRNLVGMSPHKYRTLNQNRLEN from the coding sequence ATGGTGTATTATAAAAGACTTGATTTGCCTGACAGCGGTGTTTATTTGTATGAAAGCGCACATCCAAAAGGAGAATATGTATCCCATCATTATCATGACCAATACCAAATTCTCTATGCGTTAAAAGGGGAGGGAGAAATTGAAATAGATGGAAAAAGGCAAAATTTCTGCGAAGATAGTGTCCTGTTTATTGTTCCTAATTCCATCCATTCTATTTACGCATCTCATAAATTGACAGTTCTCGTTTTGGCTTTTTCGGAAGAATCGTTAGGTTCTTTTGTGGACAAAGGGCTGTTACATTTTTTTCAGAATGCCTCTAAGCATTTTGAATTGGATTTTGTATCCGCAAGTGAAATAAGGCAGTTATTTAGAAAGATGCTTTTTGAACAAACGAATTATGATCAGCTTTGTCAGTTTACAGGCTCCATTTATTTGTTAGAAACATTAATCATCCTAATTAGACTTCTCAAAATGAAAAAATTTAATGATGCCAATGATATGCGTTCAATCCAAATGAAAGAATACATAGACAAGCATTACTTTGAAGAAATTACGGCTGAAAATTTATCTTCTAGATTTGGCATTTCAACTCGGTATATGAATGATATTTTCAAAGCAAAGTACCATGAAACTCCGTTGCAATATTTACAAAAAGTGCGCATCAATCGAGCGCAAGAACTTCTAAACAAAACGGAAAAGGAAATTGTCTCCATTTGTTTCGAAGTAGGCTATGAAACACTTTCAACTTTTTACCGTACATTTCGTAATTTAGTAGGCATGTCTCCACATAAATACCGGACGCTCAATCAAAATCGCCTTGAAAATTAA
- a CDS encoding DUF1878 family protein, which translates to MSSLQDKINMLEFHNHLLLKMIDGKKFPFYALIIQKGITKKEMDDVFTLCEEVNQRFEMQQENGLVDEKPLLLHFVGMLNPKLPVKETIIALYEQNYYPALMAKLVDMINKLE; encoded by the coding sequence ATGTCTTCATTACAAGATAAAATAAACATGCTGGAATTTCACAATCATCTGCTCTTGAAAATGATTGATGGTAAAAAATTTCCTTTTTATGCATTAATCATTCAAAAAGGCATAACAAAAAAAGAAATGGATGATGTCTTCACATTGTGTGAAGAAGTGAACCAAAGATTTGAAATGCAGCAAGAAAATGGGCTCGTAGATGAAAAGCCGCTTTTATTGCATTTTGTTGGCATGTTGAATCCAAAATTGCCTGTAAAGGAAACAATCATAGCACTTTACGAGCAAAACTATTATCCTGCATTAATGGCGAAATTAGTTGACATGATAAATAAATTAGAATGA
- a CDS encoding peptidylprolyl isomerase, producing MKKAFLALTMSAAVFSLAACNGGDKEAVVETNAGNVTKDEFYEAMKKQNGDAVIQQLVEKKLLEEKYKVSKKEVDNELKKIKEPFESDEQFEMALAQSGFGSEDQLKDEIRFNLLRQKAATEGIKVTDEKLKDFYNENKDMFTVVEARHILVKDEKKAKEVKEKLDKGAKFEDMVKEYSTDTASVPEGGKIGEVTTESQLVPEFIEASLKLKEGEISGPVKSSSGFHIIKADKRTEKTLENNREDVKNAYLAQHAKPYDEVLNNLIKNGDVKVQDKQFTDLFKVQEEPKQDKEDENAKADTGDKKEDKASGEKKE from the coding sequence ATGAAAAAAGCTTTCCTTGCGCTCACAATGTCTGCGGCAGTCTTTAGTTTGGCCGCTTGTAATGGTGGAGACAAAGAAGCCGTTGTTGAAACAAACGCAGGCAATGTGACAAAAGATGAATTTTATGAAGCGATGAAAAAACAGAATGGGGATGCTGTCATTCAGCAGCTTGTTGAAAAAAAATTACTTGAAGAAAAATATAAAGTATCCAAAAAAGAAGTAGATAATGAGCTTAAAAAAATTAAAGAGCCTTTCGAATCGGACGAGCAATTCGAAATGGCTTTGGCGCAAAGCGGATTTGGCTCGGAGGATCAATTAAAAGATGAGATTCGCTTCAACCTTCTAAGGCAAAAAGCGGCAACAGAAGGTATCAAAGTGACGGATGAAAAGTTAAAAGATTTTTATAATGAAAACAAAGATATGTTTACTGTAGTTGAAGCAAGGCATATTCTCGTTAAAGATGAAAAAAAAGCGAAGGAAGTAAAGGAAAAGCTTGACAAAGGCGCCAAATTTGAAGATATGGTTAAAGAATACTCAACAGATACCGCAAGTGTTCCTGAAGGCGGAAAAATCGGAGAAGTCACGACTGAATCCCAATTAGTTCCAGAATTCATTGAAGCTTCTTTAAAGCTTAAAGAAGGAGAAATTAGTGGGCCAGTCAAATCTTCAAGCGGCTTCCATATTATTAAAGCTGACAAGCGTACTGAAAAAACATTAGAAAATAACCGTGAGGACGTGAAAAATGCCTACTTGGCACAACACGCAAAGCCTTATGACGAAGTCCTCAACAACCTTATTAAAAACGGTGATGTCAAAGTACAAGACAAGCAGTTTACAGACCTTTTCAAAGTACAAGAAGAGCCTAAACAAGATAAAGAAGACGAAAATGCTAAAGCAGATACAGGCGATAAAAAAGAGGACAAAGCTTCAGGCGAAAAGAAAGAATAG